GGGTAATTCTTGTCATATCAATCAAATTACCGGCGATCCGCTCCAACCTCACCACCTCCTCAGAGGCGAGATTGAGAAAACGGAAGAGATTCTCTTCTAATTTGTCAACCGCCTTCTCTTTTAGAATATTAATTGCCTCTTTGATTGTGGTCAGGGGAGAAAGGATCTCGTGGGAGATCTTGCCTAAAATCTCGGCTTGGCCCTTTTCCATCTCCTTCCAAAAGGTTATGTCGCGGAAATAAAAAATTAGTTTGCCCTTATCCTTCTTCCAAGGACAAACCCAAACTTCACAAGCCAGTTCCCTATTCGTCTTAGTGAGAAGATTAACCTCTAAATGGAGGGGAAAAGTGGCGATTTTAAGCTCATTTAAGGCGGAATTTAAAACTGATAAGCTCCCCTCCGAAAACAAGCGGGTAAAGTCAATATTTAATAACTCAGAATCGTCGTAGCCCGTCATCTCCTCTAAACGGCGATTATGAAACACTATCTTATCCCCTTCCACAATCGCTACGCCATCAACTGTGAGGTCTAAAATCTCTTTATAAAATTCGGCGCTGAGCCCTTTCATTGCTCTTCACTTCTCAGAAAGGTTTCTCTCTCCACCTTCCCGGACTTTACTTTTAGCCGGTTGGCGACTCTAATCTCAGATCTTCCATAAATTGTCATATTATTCTGTATTTTAGTAAGAAAAAGGAAATTGTCAATAGGAATAACTTTTTCTTTATCACCTGTCAAAGTAAAAGGAATTATCATTATCTTGCTTTTTTCATTTTTTTTAGTATAAATTATTGAAAAGGTAAAAAGAGGGAGGGATTATGGAATCTTACCTTCTTTTAAGTATTATAAAAAATACCCCACCTGGTACCACTCCCACCTGGCCGGAGCCCGCTACCAAGTGTCTTACCGAAATGGGGATAAGGGTTAATTTCTTCTACTCCCTAACCGGCAATGGCTACCACCACTTCCTCCATCTTATTTATGTTCCACCAGAGATCACCGCTTCTCAAATTAGGGAAGCGTTAAAACCATTCGGGGTGGAAGGAGAAGTTTATATCATTAGAGATTAAAAGAATGGAGAGAAAAAGGTTTCCTCGTCTTTTGGCTATCCACGGAGGAGCAGGACGGTGGCAAGAGAAGAGTTTAGAAAAAGCCAGGGCAGGAATTAAAGAGGCCTTAGAAGCAGGCTACTCAAAACTGAAAAGGACCAATAGTGCTTTGAAAGCGGTTTTAGAAGCGGTTCGGATAATGGAGGAAAATCCTATTTTCAATTGTGGAAAGGGCTCTTCTTTAACAATTGATGGGAAAGTGCAAATGGACGCTTCCCTTATGACTTCTGACGGAAGATTCGGCGCGGTTGGAGCGATTGAGGGAGTAAAACATCCCATTGATATCGCTTATAAGGTAATGACCGAAACGAACCATTTCTTGATTGTGGGAGAAGGGGCAAAGAAGTTGGCACGCTTTTGGGGTTTCCCCCCTTATAATCCCTATACTAAAAAAGCGAGAGAGGCGCTTTTCCGCCTCCGGAAAAAGCCAAAATTGTGGTACCTCCCAAACTTAAGAAGATACCTATCCTTAGGTACTGTAGGGGCAATCGCCCTTGACCCTTACGGCCGTTTCGCGGCTGCCAACTCTACTGGCGGTTATACGGGTAAACTACCGGGCCGGATCGGAGACACCCCAATTTATGGTGCTGGTACCTGGGCTTGCCCGGAGGGCGCAGTAGTAGGAACCGGTGTGGGGGAAGAGTTAATCCGTTCTTTCCTTTGTAAGAAGGTAGGCGATTTGTTAAGAAAATATCCAGCCCAAAAAGCGATAAATTTAGCGATCAAAGGGATTAGAGATGTGGGAGTTATCGCTATTGACAAAAGAGGAAATATCGGATCCGCCTTTACCACCCGAGCGATGCCTTGGGGCTATTGTAAAGAGGGTGAGATAAAAGTATTTTAGTCTTTAGTTTTGTGCATTCTCTTCTCAAAAGTGGTGTAAAGAACCGGAATAAAAATTAGAGTCAAAAAGGTTGAGAAGACCATCCCTCCGATCACCGAACGGCCTAGAGGTGCCCAAAGTTCTGCCCCTTCTCCAATCTTTAAGGCTAAAGGTAAAAGCCCAAAAATTGTGGTGAGGGCGGTCATCAAGATAGGACGCAACCGCACCTCGCCGCCAAATTTTACCGCTTCCTCTAAAGGCATACCTTTTTGCCGCCGTAGTTGATTCACATAGTCAATATAAACAATTCCATTATTCACCACCACTCCAACCAAAACCAACATCCCAATCCCCGAGATTAAAGAAAGGGTTGTCCCCGTGAGGAATAGCGCCCAAAGAACCCCAATTGCCGCCAGGGGGATGGTGAAGAGGATGATGAAAGGATCACGGAAGGATTCAAATTGGCCTGCCATTACCATAAACACGAGAATAATGGCGAGGAAAACCGCAAAACCTAAGTCCCGAAAAGATTTTACCATCTCCTCATAAGAACCGGATAGTTTCAATGTAAAGCCGGGGGGTAAGGTAATACCGGAAAGTGCTTTACCCACTTTTCCCGCCAAGCGGCCGGCGGATTGCCCAACCGCCTTCCCCGTTACGGTAACAACCCTTTCGTTATCCTTATGCTCAATTGTTAAGGGAGCTACCCCGGTCACAGTCTGAACTAAATTTCGGAGGGGAATTGACCCCAAGGGACTATTAATGTTTATCCCTAAAATTTCCGGAATCTCCTTTCTCTCTTCTTTAGGCAATCTCAAAATTATATCATATTCCTTACCCGCCATTCGGTATTTGGTAACGACCTGACCTTCAATCTGGGTTCTTAGGGCACTGCCAATCTGGTAAGGAGAAAGACCATAAAGGGCAGATTTTTCTCGGTCAATAACCAGTTGGATTTCCATTTCCCCTCTTTCCCGAGTGGACTTAATCTCACTAACTCCAGGTATCGTCTCAATTGTCTTTATCACTATCTTCGTTAAAGAATCGGCAATTTTCAGGTCATCACCAAAAATTTCAATTTGGATTGGTGCCCCGCCGAGGAAAGAACCAAATCCCCTCTCCTCACCAGAATAGAGCAGTAAACCGGGGATTTCCTCCGCCTTTTCTCGCAAACCTTTCTCTATCTCTTCCATTTTTTCCCAAGCATTATCTTTCAAAATC
The nucleotide sequence above comes from candidate division WOR-3 bacterium. Encoded proteins:
- a CDS encoding ATP-binding protein translates to MKGLSAEFYKEILDLTVDGVAIVEGDKIVFHNRRLEEMTGYDDSELLNIDFTRLFSEGSLSVLNSALNELKIATFPLHLEVNLLTKTNRELACEVWVCPWKKDKGKLIFYFRDITFWKEMEKGQAEILGKISHEILSPLTTIKEAINILKEKAVDKLEENLFRFLNLASEEVVRLERIAGNLIDMTRITRGKLYPIPKEISIKELVEKAINSLQLFIQKKRINVIKEIPNDLPSLCVDPDQLSSVLINLLDNAVKFSEEGKEVIIKATLVGKEDEVVRERKVGPADKYLMVSVRDFGPGIEEENREKIFEMFERGALAEVSKGIGLGLAIVKEFIHLHKGEIWVESKKGSGSTFHFLIPLVKPCRKKDGH
- a CDS encoding isoaspartyl peptidase/L-asparaginase family protein codes for the protein MERKRFPRLLAIHGGAGRWQEKSLEKARAGIKEALEAGYSKLKRTNSALKAVLEAVRIMEENPIFNCGKGSSLTIDGKVQMDASLMTSDGRFGAVGAIEGVKHPIDIAYKVMTETNHFLIVGEGAKKLARFWGFPPYNPYTKKAREALFRLRKKPKLWYLPNLRRYLSLGTVGAIALDPYGRFAAANSTGGYTGKLPGRIGDTPIYGAGTWACPEGAVVGTGVGEELIRSFLCKKVGDLLRKYPAQKAINLAIKGIRDVGVIAIDKRGNIGSAFTTRAMPWGYCKEGEIKVF